In a single window of the Nocardioides sp. L-11A genome:
- a CDS encoding type II secretion system protein has translation MTGIVLTLVVAAGVVLLRPAPARLAGVFAGVLPEAADRGDARSSSAPATTGARRLLLTGAAAAAVAILAPRSLPGVMLPLLAIAVGAAVVRALAARRRDRAAAEVRRRVIDLCDALRGELAAGQTATGALDRAAAEWPLVAPAARAALTGGDVAAVLRSLAATPGADALRVVAAAWQVAHRTGHGLADTLGRVAADLRAAERTRRVVGGELASARATARLLAALPVLALVLGSGAGGDPLRFLLGHPAGLLCLAGGLAAGYAGLAWIEALARDVDRHG, from the coding sequence GTGACCGGGATCGTCCTGACGCTCGTCGTCGCCGCGGGCGTGGTGCTGCTCCGCCCCGCCCCGGCGCGCCTCGCCGGTGTGTTCGCCGGCGTGCTCCCCGAGGCCGCCGACCGCGGTGACGCCCGCAGCAGCAGCGCCCCCGCGACGACGGGTGCCCGCCGCCTCCTGCTGACCGGCGCCGCGGCGGCCGCGGTGGCGATCCTGGCCCCACGCTCGCTGCCGGGCGTGATGCTCCCGCTCCTGGCGATCGCCGTCGGTGCCGCCGTCGTCCGGGCGCTGGCCGCGCGGCGTCGTGACCGTGCCGCGGCCGAGGTGCGCCGTCGGGTGATCGACCTCTGCGACGCGTTGCGCGGCGAGCTCGCGGCCGGCCAGACGGCGACCGGGGCGCTCGACCGGGCCGCGGCAGAGTGGCCGCTGGTCGCACCCGCCGCCCGGGCCGCCCTCACCGGCGGCGACGTGGCGGCCGTGCTGCGCTCGCTGGCGGCCACGCCCGGAGCCGACGCCCTGCGCGTGGTCGCCGCCGCCTGGCAGGTGGCGCACCGCACCGGACACGGCCTCGCCGACACCCTCGGCCGGGTCGCCGCGGACCTGCGTGCTGCCGAGCGGACCCGCCGGGTGGTCGGCGGCGAGCTCGCCTCGGCGCGCGCCACGGCTCGGCTGCTCGCGGCCCTCCCGGTCCTGGCCCTGGTCCTGGGATCCGGGGCCGGGGGCGACCCTCTTCGGTTCCTGCTCGGCCACCCCGCGGGACTGCTCTGCCTCGCGGGGGGCCTGGCGGCCGGGTATGCCGGGCTGGCCTGGATCGAGGCGCTCGCCCGCGACGTCGACCGCCATGGCTGA
- a CDS encoding type II secretion system F family protein: MADAQLVALLVAAALLLGPSPRRGRTGRADAPETSPQDDGDGLLRRGRLLWALLAGGGTAVLVGGPLAVPAGAAAAAVVATTAARLEPRARRRRREEVRRDLPHVVTLLAAALRAGQAPAEAIELVCRALPGAAAGRLTGVAARLRLGGDAAATWTRLADDPDLGPLGRTLARAHRTGAPVVAAVEGLADELGSRARAEVEDRARAVGVRAAVPLGVCLLPSFLLLGIVPLAVSLAGSIVG, encoded by the coding sequence ATGGCTGACGCCCAGCTCGTGGCGCTCCTGGTCGCCGCCGCCCTGCTCCTCGGCCCCTCGCCCCGCCGGGGCCGGACCGGTCGAGCCGACGCCCCGGAGACGTCCCCGCAGGACGACGGGGACGGGCTGCTGCGGCGCGGGCGACTCCTGTGGGCACTGCTCGCGGGCGGCGGGACCGCCGTCCTGGTCGGCGGCCCGCTCGCCGTCCCCGCCGGTGCTGCTGCCGCCGCCGTCGTCGCCACGACCGCCGCCCGGCTCGAGCCGCGCGCCCGCCGCCGACGGCGCGAGGAGGTGCGACGGGACCTGCCGCACGTCGTCACCCTGCTCGCCGCGGCGCTCCGCGCCGGGCAGGCGCCGGCCGAGGCGATCGAGCTGGTCTGTCGGGCCCTGCCCGGCGCGGCCGCCGGTCGGCTGACCGGGGTCGCGGCACGGCTCCGTCTCGGGGGAGACGCGGCGGCGACCTGGACCCGGCTGGCCGACGACCCCGACCTCGGCCCGCTCGGCCGTACCCTGGCCCGGGCACATCGGACCGGCGCGCCGGTGGTGGCCGCCGTCGAGGGCCTCGCCGACGAGCTCGGGTCCCGCGCCCGGGCGGAGGTCGAGGATCGCGCTCGCGCGGTCGGGGTCCGGGCCGCCGTGCCGCTGGGCGTGTGCCTGCTGCCGTCCTTCCTGCTCCTGGGCATCGTCCCGCTGGCGGTGTCGCTCGCGGGCAGCATCGTGGGCTGA
- a CDS encoding DUF4244 domain-containing protein: MAPSPFRPAASRGAGRPSPAGAADQRGVTTAEYAVATAAGAGFAGLLYKLLSGGFGDKLIKTLFDHVLGLLGLG; encoded by the coding sequence GTGGCACCGTCCCCCTTCCGTCCCGCCGCCTCCCGCGGCGCCGGTCGGCCGTCCCCGGCCGGCGCTGCCGACCAGCGTGGCGTCACCACCGCGGAGTACGCCGTCGCGACCGCCGCCGGAGCCGGCTTCGCGGGCCTGCTCTACAAGCTGCTCAGCGGCGGCTTCGGCGACAAGCTGATCAAGACCCTGTTCGACCATGTCCTGGGTCTGCTCGGACTGGGGTGA
- a CDS encoding TadE family type IV pilus minor pilin, with protein sequence MSWVCSDWGDRPRGACRLLHPRRHRRLRRAERGAVTAELALALPLLLTLTAGLVWLLAVAIAQVRTVDAAREAARAVARGDDSGVALELGARVAPDGVRLSVRHDGDRIVVRARGRISGPGGLFGALPGATVEAEAVALAEEGGASP encoded by the coding sequence ATGTCCTGGGTCTGCTCGGACTGGGGTGACCGCCCGCGCGGCGCCTGTCGCCTGCTCCACCCCCGCCGCCACCGGCGTCTCCGCCGCGCGGAGCGGGGCGCGGTGACGGCCGAGCTGGCGCTGGCGCTGCCCCTGCTGCTGACCCTGACCGCCGGTCTCGTGTGGCTGCTCGCGGTGGCGATCGCCCAGGTCCGCACCGTCGACGCCGCTCGGGAGGCGGCCCGGGCGGTGGCCCGCGGCGACGACTCCGGAGTCGCCCTCGAGCTCGGCGCGCGGGTGGCTCCCGACGGCGTCCGGCTCTCCGTCCGTCACGACGGCGACCGGATCGTCGTCCGGGCCCGCGGCCGGATCAGCGGCCCCGGCGGGCTGTTCGGCGCGCTTCCCGGTGCGACCGTCGAGGCCGAGGCCGTCGCGCTCGCCGAGGAGGGGGGTGCGAGTCCGTGA
- a CDS encoding flp pilus-assembly TadE/G-like family protein has translation MPDDRGAATVLALAMAGVLLLVGAAAGVVGAIVVAQRRAQAAADLTALAAAASLAGRGGHPGRDPCVSAVGVADDNGAELVSCRVSGREVRVEVRVPGPRWLGQDQDLIAAARAGPALPRPP, from the coding sequence ATGCCCGACGACCGCGGCGCCGCCACCGTCCTCGCCCTGGCGATGGCGGGCGTCCTGCTCCTCGTCGGCGCGGCCGCCGGGGTGGTCGGCGCGATCGTCGTGGCGCAACGCCGGGCCCAGGCCGCGGCCGACCTGACGGCCCTCGCGGCGGCCGCCTCGCTGGCGGGGCGTGGCGGCCACCCCGGCCGTGATCCGTGCGTGAGCGCTGTCGGCGTCGCCGACGACAACGGCGCCGAGCTCGTGTCGTGCCGGGTGAGCGGGCGGGAGGTGCGGGTCGAGGTCCGGGTCCCGGGCCCGCGCTGGCTCGGACAGGACCAGGACCTCATCGCCGCCGCGCGAGCCGGTCCGGCCCTGCCCCGGCCGCCGTGA
- a CDS encoding DEAD/DEAH box helicase, whose protein sequence is MTAQPDLGVGPAARRDPGALLDRLTALPSRADRLTHRERVPARPAACSAWPDWADPDLVTAYSARGVALPWRHQVAVAEAAHRGDHVVVATGTASGKSLAYLLPALTDIRRSRGPRGQRGAAVLYLAPTKALAHDQWAAIRELGLDVRVATHDGDSTAEEREWTRDHAEYVLSNPDMLHRSLLPAHERWTPFFRSLRYVVVDECHHYRGVFGAHVAQILRRLRRVCAAHGASPTFVLASATVADPDLTARRMTGLEVTAVTEDGSPRGALELGLWEPPLTSYQGENGAPVRRPATAETADLLADLVVDDVRTLAFVRSRHGVETVARRAGELVAEVDPSLAGRIDSYRGGYLPEERRSLEHDLRSGRLLGMAATNALELGIDVSGLDAVVVTGYPGTRAAFWQQVGRAGRDGGGALGLFVARDDPLDTYLVHHPAALLGRPVEGTVFDTDNPYVLGPHLCAAAQELPVTVADAALFGPRMREVLGSLVERGLLRRRAAGWYWTDRARAADLADIRSTGGAQVQLVEADTGRVVGTVDGGRAHSTAHEGAVYLHRGETWLVESLDLDEHVATLHRADVDHTTTAREVTDIEIVEEREHVAWGPCRVSFGTVEVTSQVTSYLRRRTRTGEVIDERPLDLPPRTLATAAVWWTVPDGLVADLLGSAGLAAADLPGAAHAAEHCSIGLLPLFATCDRWDIGGVSTARHPDTGVLTVFVHDGHPGGAGFAERGYRTAAAWLRATRATIAACECATGCPSCIQSPKCGNGNDPLDKAGAVALLDTLLREAPPATPDAE, encoded by the coding sequence ATGACCGCGCAGCCCGATCTCGGCGTCGGCCCGGCCGCACGCCGCGACCCGGGCGCGCTGCTGGACCGGCTGACCGCACTGCCCTCCCGGGCGGACCGGCTCACCCATCGCGAGCGGGTCCCGGCCCGGCCCGCGGCCTGCTCGGCGTGGCCCGACTGGGCCGACCCCGACCTCGTGACCGCCTACTCCGCGCGGGGCGTCGCGCTGCCCTGGCGCCACCAGGTCGCGGTCGCCGAGGCCGCCCACCGGGGCGATCACGTCGTCGTCGCCACCGGCACCGCGTCCGGCAAGTCGCTCGCCTACCTGCTGCCCGCGCTCACCGACATCCGCCGCAGCCGCGGCCCACGCGGCCAGCGCGGGGCGGCCGTGCTCTACCTCGCGCCCACCAAGGCGCTCGCCCACGACCAGTGGGCGGCGATCCGCGAGCTCGGACTCGACGTCCGGGTGGCGACCCACGACGGCGACAGCACCGCCGAGGAGCGCGAGTGGACCCGCGACCACGCGGAGTACGTCCTCTCCAATCCCGACATGCTGCACCGCTCGCTGTTGCCGGCCCACGAGCGGTGGACGCCCTTCTTCCGGTCCCTGCGCTATGTCGTCGTCGACGAGTGCCATCACTACCGCGGCGTCTTCGGCGCCCACGTCGCGCAGATCCTGCGCCGGCTGCGCCGGGTCTGCGCCGCCCACGGCGCGTCACCGACCTTCGTGCTCGCCTCGGCGACGGTCGCCGACCCCGACCTGACCGCCCGCCGGATGACCGGGCTCGAGGTGACCGCCGTGACCGAGGACGGCTCCCCCCGCGGGGCGCTCGAGCTCGGGCTGTGGGAGCCGCCGCTGACGTCGTACCAGGGGGAGAACGGCGCGCCCGTCCGTCGCCCGGCCACGGCGGAGACCGCCGACCTGCTCGCCGACCTCGTCGTCGACGACGTCCGGACCCTGGCGTTCGTGCGGTCCCGACACGGCGTCGAGACCGTGGCCCGCCGGGCCGGCGAGCTGGTCGCGGAGGTCGACCCGTCGCTGGCCGGACGGATCGACTCCTACCGCGGCGGCTACCTGCCCGAGGAGCGTCGGTCCCTGGAGCACGACCTGCGCAGCGGACGGCTGCTCGGCATGGCGGCCACCAACGCCCTCGAGCTCGGCATCGACGTCAGCGGACTCGACGCGGTCGTGGTCACCGGCTACCCCGGCACGCGGGCCGCGTTCTGGCAGCAGGTCGGCCGGGCGGGCCGCGACGGCGGCGGTGCCCTCGGGCTGTTCGTCGCCCGCGACGACCCGCTGGACACCTATCTCGTGCACCATCCCGCCGCCCTGCTCGGTCGGCCCGTCGAGGGCACGGTGTTCGACACCGACAACCCCTACGTCCTCGGGCCGCACCTGTGCGCCGCCGCGCAGGAGCTGCCCGTGACGGTCGCCGACGCCGCGTTGTTCGGGCCCCGGATGCGCGAGGTGCTGGGCTCCCTGGTCGAGCGCGGGCTGCTGCGGCGCCGGGCGGCCGGGTGGTACTGGACCGACCGGGCCCGTGCCGCCGACCTCGCCGACATCCGCTCGACCGGCGGCGCCCAGGTGCAGCTGGTCGAGGCCGACACCGGTCGGGTGGTCGGCACGGTCGACGGCGGCCGAGCGCACAGCACCGCCCACGAGGGCGCGGTCTACCTGCACCGCGGCGAGACGTGGCTGGTCGAGTCGCTCGACCTCGACGAGCACGTCGCGACCCTGCACCGTGCCGACGTCGACCACACCACCACCGCCCGCGAGGTCACCGACATCGAGATCGTCGAGGAGCGCGAGCACGTCGCCTGGGGGCCGTGCCGGGTCTCCTTCGGCACGGTGGAGGTCACCAGCCAAGTCACCTCCTACCTGCGCCGCCGCACCCGCACCGGCGAGGTGATCGACGAGCGGCCGCTCGACCTGCCGCCGCGCACCCTCGCCACCGCCGCGGTCTGGTGGACGGTGCCCGACGGCCTCGTCGCCGACCTGCTCGGCTCGGCCGGGCTCGCCGCCGCCGACCTGCCCGGTGCCGCGCACGCGGCCGAGCACTGCTCGATCGGTCTCCTTCCTCTCTTCGCGACCTGCGACCGTTGGGACATCGGCGGCGTCTCGACCGCCCGGCACCCCGACACCGGCGTCCTCACCGTGTTCGTCCACGACGGCCACCCGGGCGGCGCCGGGTTCGCCGAGCGCGGATACCGCACCGCGGCCGCCTGGCTCCGCGCCACCCGCGCCACGATCGCCGCCTGTGAGTGCGCCACCGGCTGCCCCTCGTGCATCCAGTCGCCCAAGTGCGGCAACGGCAACGACCCGCTCGACAAGGCCGGCGCCGTCGCCCTCCTCGACACCCTGCTCCGCGAGGCGCCGCCCGCGACGCCCGACGCGGAGTAG
- a CDS encoding STAS domain-containing protein, whose product MNLTLSTREVGGRTVVAVGGEIDVYTAPKLRDTITELVAAGTYDIVVDMQAVEFLDSTGLGVLVGGLKKVRAHDGSLELVCNADRLLKIFKITGLAKVFVIHESPEAASV is encoded by the coding sequence GTGAATCTGACACTGTCGACGCGCGAGGTCGGTGGGCGCACCGTCGTTGCCGTGGGTGGCGAGATCGACGTCTACACCGCCCCGAAGCTGCGCGACACCATCACCGAGCTCGTCGCCGCCGGCACCTACGACATCGTGGTCGACATGCAGGCCGTCGAGTTCCTCGACTCCACGGGCCTCGGTGTGCTGGTCGGCGGCCTGAAGAAGGTCCGCGCCCACGACGGCTCCCTCGAGCTCGTCTGCAACGCCGACCGGCTGCTGAAGATCTTCAAGATCACCGGACTCGCCAAGGTGTTCGTCATCCACGAGTCCCCCGAAGCCGCCTCGGTCTGA
- a CDS encoding sodium-translocating pyrophosphatase has translation MPRPFVVDVEVTGGDLALVAIVAVIALGSLAMAALFRSEVLRAGEGTPNMQRIAQAVQEGANAYLTRQFRTLTIFAAIAFVVLLALPAHTADDAGGLQSEWAVRIFRSVFFLVGAGFSGAVGYLGMSLAVRANLRVAAAANEQGRDPAMNIGFRTGAFVGMFTVGLGLLGASVVVIVFQSAAPNVLEGFGFGAALLAMFMRVGGGIFTKAADVGADLVGKVEQNIPEDDPRNAATIADNVGDNVGDCAGMAADLFESYAVTLVAALILGSQAFGDKGLVFPLIVPAIGALSAIAGVYLTKPRAGESGLTTINRAFYLSAAVGAVASAIAAFVYLPGEWSELASGATADLSPPVFAAGAVVIGIVLAAAILALTGYFTGTEHRPVKDVAKTSLTGHATVILSGLSVGFESAVYTAIVIGAAVFGAALLAGGSTGLALFAVALAGCGLLTTVGVIVAMDTFGPVSDNAQGIAEMSGDVSEEGAQILTELDAVGNTTKAITKGIAIATAVLAASALFASYTQSAYAEVGDILDQDFLVYDAKLIVGALLGACAVFLFSGLAINAVGRAAGAVVMEVRRQFRDIPGIMEGTARPEYGRVVDIVTRDSLRELATPGILAILAPVAVGFGLGVGPLAGFLVGAIATGTLMAVFLANAGGAWDNAKKLVEDGHHGGKGSEAHAATVTGDTVGDPFKDTAGPSINPLLKVMNLVSLLIVGAVVSLTYGENENDFLRILIAVVAAAGIFAAVYISKQRVSTIGDDAPEPAAAESA, from the coding sequence ATGCCCCGTCCGTTCGTCGTCGATGTCGAAGTCACCGGGGGCGATCTCGCCCTCGTGGCGATCGTGGCCGTGATCGCTCTCGGCTCTCTGGCCATGGCCGCGCTGTTCAGATCGGAGGTCCTCCGCGCGGGCGAGGGCACCCCCAACATGCAGCGCATCGCCCAGGCCGTGCAGGAGGGGGCGAACGCCTACCTCACCCGGCAGTTCCGGACGCTGACGATCTTCGCGGCCATCGCGTTCGTCGTCCTGCTGGCGCTGCCGGCGCACACCGCCGACGATGCGGGCGGGCTCCAGTCGGAGTGGGCGGTCCGGATCTTCCGCTCGGTCTTCTTCCTGGTCGGGGCCGGGTTCTCCGGTGCGGTCGGCTATCTCGGCATGTCCCTCGCGGTCCGCGCCAACCTGCGCGTGGCGGCCGCGGCCAACGAGCAGGGGCGCGACCCCGCCATGAACATCGGCTTCCGCACGGGCGCCTTCGTCGGCATGTTCACCGTCGGGCTCGGGCTGCTCGGTGCCAGCGTGGTCGTGATCGTCTTCCAGAGCGCGGCGCCCAACGTGCTGGAGGGCTTCGGCTTCGGCGCGGCGCTCCTCGCGATGTTCATGCGCGTCGGTGGCGGCATCTTCACCAAGGCGGCCGACGTGGGCGCCGACCTGGTCGGCAAGGTCGAGCAGAACATCCCCGAGGACGACCCGCGCAACGCGGCGACGATCGCCGACAACGTCGGCGACAACGTCGGCGACTGCGCGGGCATGGCCGCGGACCTCTTCGAGTCGTACGCCGTCACGCTGGTCGCCGCGCTGATCCTCGGCTCGCAGGCCTTCGGCGACAAGGGCCTGGTCTTCCCGCTCATCGTCCCCGCGATCGGCGCCCTGTCCGCCATCGCGGGCGTCTACCTCACCAAGCCGCGCGCCGGTGAGAGCGGCCTGACGACGATCAACCGGGCGTTCTACCTCTCCGCCGCGGTCGGCGCGGTCGCCAGCGCGATCGCCGCTTTCGTCTACCTTCCCGGCGAGTGGAGCGAGCTCGCCTCCGGCGCGACCGCCGACCTGTCGCCGCCGGTGTTCGCCGCTGGTGCCGTCGTGATCGGCATCGTCCTGGCCGCCGCGATCCTGGCCCTGACCGGCTACTTCACCGGCACCGAGCACCGCCCGGTCAAGGACGTCGCCAAGACCTCGCTGACCGGCCACGCGACCGTGATCCTGTCGGGTCTCTCGGTCGGCTTCGAGTCCGCGGTCTACACCGCGATCGTGATCGGTGCCGCGGTCTTCGGCGCGGCGCTCCTCGCGGGCGGCTCGACCGGACTCGCGCTGTTCGCGGTCGCCCTGGCCGGCTGCGGCCTGCTCACCACCGTCGGCGTCATCGTCGCGATGGACACCTTCGGCCCCGTCTCCGACAACGCCCAGGGCATCGCGGAGATGTCCGGCGACGTCAGCGAGGAGGGGGCGCAGATCCTCACCGAGCTCGACGCCGTCGGCAACACCACCAAGGCGATCACGAAGGGCATCGCCATCGCGACAGCCGTCCTCGCCGCGAGCGCCCTGTTCGCGTCGTACACGCAGAGCGCGTACGCCGAGGTCGGCGACATCCTCGACCAGGACTTCCTGGTCTACGACGCCAAGCTGATCGTGGGAGCCCTGCTCGGGGCCTGCGCGGTGTTCCTGTTCTCGGGCCTGGCGATCAACGCGGTCGGCCGGGCGGCCGGCGCCGTCGTGATGGAGGTGCGCCGCCAATTCCGCGACATCCCCGGCATCATGGAGGGCACGGCCCGCCCGGAGTACGGCCGGGTCGTCGACATCGTCACCCGCGACTCGCTGCGCGAGCTCGCGACGCCGGGCATCCTGGCGATCCTCGCGCCGGTGGCCGTCGGCTTCGGGCTCGGGGTCGGACCGCTGGCCGGATTCCTGGTCGGTGCCATCGCCACCGGCACGCTGATGGCGGTGTTCCTGGCCAATGCCGGCGGCGCCTGGGACAACGCGAAGAAGCTGGTCGAGGACGGACACCACGGCGGCAAGGGATCGGAGGCGCACGCCGCCACGGTCACCGGCGACACGGTGGGCGACCCGTTCAAGGACACCGCCGGCCCGTCGATCAACCCGCTGCTCAAGGTGATGAACCTGGTGTCGCTGCTCATCGTCGGCGCGGTCGTCAGCCTCACCTACGGAGAGAACGAGAACGACTTCCTCCGGATCCTGATCGCCGTCGTGGCGGCGGCCGGGATCTTCGCCGCGGTCTACATCTCCAAGCAGCGCGTCTCCACCATCGGCGACGACGCTCCGGAGCCTGCGGCGGCCGAATCCGCCTGA
- a CDS encoding DUF2817 domain-containing protein: MRRLLAAPVATLVVAAGAAFGVPARAAPAAGPARADAASYVETSLVIGISARGRPIRAHYRGDEGAPHVLLVLGQMHGDEKAGRATARWIRDHVAPRPGTGVWVVPTMNPDGNARGSRTNGRGVDLNRNWPTSGWSGAHRDTRHWGGPRPASEPETQAMMAFLRQVQPDLIASIHQPLRAIGRGGHGRWEKRLARRLDLPRRHLGVGNPSGTDAPTLTAWYDTTLGEHGAATTVEYGARTTHRYRTKIAGRGIARAARIR, from the coding sequence ATGCGACGGCTCCTGGCCGCGCCGGTGGCGACCCTCGTGGTCGCCGCCGGCGCGGCCTTCGGCGTTCCGGCCCGGGCGGCGCCGGCAGCGGGCCCGGCGCGAGCGGACGCCGCGTCGTACGTCGAGACCTCCCTCGTCATCGGCATCTCGGCCCGCGGTCGCCCGATCCGCGCCCACTACCGCGGTGACGAGGGGGCACCGCACGTGTTGCTGGTCCTCGGCCAGATGCACGGAGACGAGAAGGCCGGTCGCGCCACCGCACGGTGGATCCGCGACCACGTCGCGCCCCGGCCGGGTACCGGGGTGTGGGTCGTGCCGACGATGAACCCTGACGGCAACGCGCGCGGCTCCCGCACCAACGGCCGCGGTGTCGACCTCAACCGCAACTGGCCGACCAGTGGCTGGTCGGGCGCCCACCGCGACACCCGCCACTGGGGTGGTCCGCGCCCGGCGAGCGAGCCGGAGACCCAGGCGATGATGGCGTTCCTGCGCCAGGTGCAGCCCGACCTCATCGCCTCGATCCACCAGCCCCTGCGGGCGATCGGCCGCGGTGGCCACGGCCGCTGGGAGAAGCGGCTGGCCCGCCGGCTGGACCTGCCGCGGCGCCATCTCGGCGTCGGGAACCCGTCCGGAACGGACGCCCCGACGCTCACCGCCTGGTACGACACCACGCTCGGCGAGCACGGTGCCGCCACGACCGTCGAGTACGGCGCCCGCACCACCCACCGCTACCGCACGAAGATCGCCGGGCGCGGCATCGCCCGCGCCGCCCGCATCCGCTGA
- a CDS encoding Ig-like domain-containing protein gives MTRSLRYLAVLVALVLGTGLLRPSPAAADEPGGWYDGGIGYTQVINCFGLIQGTPYTEAGIGAYAGYWADPDSGVPAVGQTFWIHYAVYGMGNPCAGGTYFHPTIQLPAGVTFDTSQQIRCGYDGSGGAAPQGNCPGWGNLQGGAYYNDRDAGLWGVAQGHHWEFQFPVKASQPLSGANLTIGVKTIDGNNDATVGLQAPIYVFGAGGTGHPGSPHQVLYDTPSSVNTATDPDGGATRYGFVSYFQAITNNLSGSIGVDLSTNGAAPQWSKSLPYGGGDPAVYLWTDWNEPEFPTLSPGTTYYWRGRFTPTGGATTYGAWQSFTTAAAGSGGGAATGTGPLGSTGGGLPGGLSGSSSLGGALTAIKAGATVTAKAKGKLRAGRKGALRVAVSSARGATGTVTVTAKGKVVGSGVLTGGAAVVKLKKLKAGKHKLVVTYGGDAAVNAASVQVKVKVRR, from the coding sequence GTGACCCGAAGCCTGCGCTACCTCGCCGTCCTCGTCGCCCTCGTCCTCGGGACCGGCCTGCTCCGCCCATCACCTGCCGCCGCCGACGAGCCGGGCGGCTGGTACGACGGCGGCATCGGCTACACCCAGGTGATCAACTGCTTCGGACTGATCCAGGGGACGCCGTACACCGAGGCGGGGATCGGCGCCTACGCCGGCTACTGGGCGGACCCGGACAGCGGCGTGCCCGCGGTCGGTCAGACCTTCTGGATCCACTACGCGGTCTACGGCATGGGCAACCCGTGTGCGGGCGGCACCTACTTCCACCCGACGATCCAGCTGCCGGCCGGCGTCACCTTCGACACCTCGCAGCAGATCCGGTGCGGGTACGACGGCAGCGGCGGTGCCGCTCCCCAGGGCAATTGCCCGGGCTGGGGCAACCTGCAGGGCGGCGCCTACTACAACGACCGCGACGCGGGCCTGTGGGGCGTGGCGCAGGGGCATCACTGGGAGTTCCAGTTCCCGGTGAAGGCGAGCCAGCCGCTGTCGGGCGCCAACCTGACGATCGGCGTGAAGACGATCGACGGCAACAACGACGCGACGGTGGGCCTGCAGGCGCCGATCTACGTGTTCGGGGCCGGCGGCACCGGACACCCCGGCTCGCCGCACCAGGTCCTCTACGACACCCCGTCCTCCGTCAACACCGCGACCGATCCCGACGGCGGCGCGACCCGCTACGGCTTCGTCTCCTACTTCCAGGCGATCACCAACAACCTGTCCGGCTCGATCGGCGTGGATCTGAGCACGAACGGCGCCGCGCCGCAGTGGTCGAAGTCCCTGCCGTACGGCGGGGGTGACCCGGCGGTCTACCTGTGGACCGACTGGAACGAGCCAGAGTTCCCCACCCTGAGCCCCGGCACGACCTACTACTGGCGCGGCCGGTTCACGCCGACCGGCGGCGCGACGACGTACGGCGCCTGGCAGTCCTTCACGACGGCGGCCGCCGGCTCGGGCGGAGGAGCGGCCACCGGCACCGGCCCGCTCGGCAGCACCGGCGGTGGCCTGCCCGGCGGACTGTCCGGCAGCAGCTCGCTCGGCGGTGCGCTCACGGCGATCAAGGCCGGTGCGACCGTCACCGCGAAGGCCAAGGGCAAGTTGCGGGCCGGGCGGAAGGGCGCGCTGCGGGTCGCGGTGTCGTCGGCTCGCGGCGCGACGGGAACGGTCACCGTCACGGCGAAGGGCAAGGTCGTCGGCTCCGGCGTCCTGACCGGCGGTGCGGCGGTCGTGAAGCTCAAGAAGCTCAAGGCAGGCAAGCACAAGCTGGTGGTGACCTACGGCGGCGACGCCGCCGTCAACGCCGCCAGCGTTCAGGTCAAGGTGAAGGTGCGCCGGTAG
- a CDS encoding YciI family protein: MTNYLMSVHGPAELTDEFYGYGSREEMEQSFADTGAFNEQLKTDGYWVFAGGLSPATTATVVDGQGETPVVTDGPYLETKEAIGGFWVIDVPDLATAQRLAADASRACRGKVEVRPFDGLA, translated from the coding sequence ATGACGAACTACCTGATGTCCGTGCACGGTCCCGCCGAGCTCACCGACGAGTTCTACGGCTACGGGTCCCGGGAGGAGATGGAGCAGTCCTTCGCCGATACCGGCGCCTTCAACGAGCAGCTCAAGACGGACGGCTACTGGGTCTTCGCCGGTGGCCTGTCCCCCGCGACGACCGCGACCGTGGTCGACGGGCAGGGCGAGACGCCGGTGGTGACCGACGGCCCCTACCTCGAGACCAAGGAGGCCATCGGCGGCTTCTGGGTGATCGACGTCCCCGACCTCGCCACGGCGCAGCGCCTCGCCGCCGACGCGTCGCGGGCGTGCCGCGGCAAGGTGGAGGTGCGCCCGTTCGACGGTCTCGCGTGA
- a CDS encoding DUF6069 family protein yields the protein MSITTDLPVATVAAKPARQTVWKHGLTAAAGASVVTSTLAVLAAAAGVSFTDDSGVSLPVLAFTQLTFVFSMIGVGLAAVLARRARRPHSTFVRVTVALTVLSVVPDVTFGFDVASALTLMALHAVAAAIVIPVLARRLVRNAATPG from the coding sequence ATGTCCATCACCACCGACCTCCCCGTCGCGACCGTCGCCGCCAAGCCGGCCCGGCAGACGGTCTGGAAGCACGGACTCACCGCGGCGGCCGGCGCCTCGGTCGTCACCTCGACACTCGCCGTCCTCGCCGCGGCCGCCGGGGTCTCCTTCACCGACGACTCCGGCGTCAGCCTGCCCGTGCTTGCCTTCACCCAGCTGACCTTCGTCTTCTCGATGATCGGCGTCGGCCTGGCCGCTGTCCTCGCCCGCAGGGCGCGCCGCCCGCACTCGACGTTCGTCCGCGTCACCGTCGCCCTCACCGTGCTGTCCGTGGTGCCGGACGTCACCTTCGGCTTCGACGTCGCCTCGGCGCTCACCCTGATGGCGCTGCACGCCGTCGCCGCCGCGATCGTGATCCCGGTCCTGGCACGTCGGCTCGTACGCAACGCAGCGACGCCCGGGTGA